Proteins encoded in a region of the Neodiprion lecontei isolate iyNeoLeco1 chromosome 5, iyNeoLeco1.1, whole genome shotgun sequence genome:
- the LOC107219124 gene encoding phospholipase A1 translates to MRGFSIVVACLVSFGWEQIFAARGPIQEAFQNGLAAQYRPEDCVWRREYEHRCPDPDIHVYLHKLGKERIELQQGFEESRDWLNNVNFDPGLDNVFLIHGFNGGDGVMPTAVLRDAYIRNGSYNVFAVDWGAMVKSPCYPAAVANIRFVGSCLAKVLTNLRDLGMSVPRTTCVGHSLGAHLCGVIGNYLPFRWERIFGLDPARPLISPSRLNRLDMTDAKFVCAVRTNTGYYGDSLPVGHVDMCANGGKAQPSCSSAGRPELCSHNWSLCFMADSLDGRSELYTEPCSARCPPLRRIGPRGKNSLVIGHNMSDKTRGTYCVSTDDFPYCPKSDNDRGDKRCCHL, encoded by the coding sequence ATGAGAGGTTTTTCCATCGTCGTTGCGTGCCTCGTAAGTTTTGGCTGGGAGCAAATTTTCGCGGCACGCGGTCCGATTCAGGAGGCGTTCCAGAATGGCTTGGCCGCACAATATCGGCCGGAAGACTGCGTCTGGAGGAGAGAATACGAGCACCGTTGTCCGGACCCCGACATCCATGTTTATCTGCACAAACTCGGAAAGGAGAGAATAGAGCTGCAACAAGGTTTCGAAGAGTCTCGCGATTGGCTTAACAACGTCAATTTCGATCCAGGCCTGGACAATGTATTTCTGATCCACGGATTCAACGGAGGTGACGGTGTCATGCCCACGGCAGTTCTGAGAGATGCCTACATCCGGAACGGAAGCTACAACGTCTTCGCCGTCGATTGGGGTGCGATGGTGAAGTCACCCTGTTACCCGGCAGCAGTTGCGAACATTCGTTTCGTCGGCAGCTGCCTCGCCAAGGTCTTGACGAACCTTCGTGACCTAGGAATGTCGGTGCCGAGGACAACTTGCGTCGGTCACTCTTTGGGGGCGCATCTTTGCGGCGTGATAGGGAATTATCTGCCCTTTCGATGGGAACGTATCTTCGGTCTCGACCCTGCGAGACCGTTAATATCTCCAAGCCGATTGAACAGGCTTGATATGACGGACGCTAAATTTGTCTGCGCGGTACGCACCAATACCGGTTACTACGGCGATTCATTGCCGGTAGGTCACGTCGACATGTGCGCAAACGGTGGCAAAGCACAACCGTCTTGCTCGAGCGCCGGAAGGCCGGAGCTCTGCAGCCATAATTGGTCGCTGTGCTTCATGGCTGACAGCCTCGACGGACGCAGTGAATTGTACACCGAACCTTGCTCTGCACGGTGTCCACCGCTCCGTAGAATCGGACCTAGGGGTAAGAATTCGCTGGTTATCGGACATAACATGTCCGACAAGACGAGGGGAACCTATTGCGTGTCGACCGACGATTTCCCTTATTGTCCAAAGAGTGATAACGACAGAGGCGACAAGAGATGCTGTCACCTGTAA
- the LOC107219133 gene encoding FACT complex subunit Ssrp1, with protein MDFLEYSDITAEVKGVMTPGKLKLTDQHLIFKNQKTGKVEQISGSDMEMVNYQKFVGTWGLRIFLKNGTLHRFRGFKDGDQEKIAKFFTSNYQKDMLEKELSLKGWNWGTAKFNGSVLSFDVGHHTAFEIPLYYVSQCNTGKNEVTLEFHQNDDAPVSLMEMRFHIPISDSAEQDPVEGFHQQVMSKASVISVSGDAIAIFREIHCLTPRGRYDIKIFQSFFQLHGKTFDYKIPMSTVLRLFLLPHKDSRQMFFVVSLDPPIKQGQTRYHYLVLLFSQEDETSIELPFTEKELEQKYHDKLTKELSGPTYEVLGKVMKAISVRKLTGPGGFVGHSGTPAVGCSFKAAAGYLYPLERGFIYVHKPPIHIRFEEIASVNFARGGGSTRSFDFEIELTSGVTHTFSNIEKEEYAKLFDFITSKKLRVKNRGKTDKPKYNDDFGNSDQEDEPDAYLARIKAEVEERSDDNQESEESTDEDFNPNQDESDVAEEYDSNVSASDSDADSDASGGSGKKEKKEKKEKKEKKHKSAKTVSEKPRKSRKPKKEKDENKPKRPSTAFMLWLNNTREEIKAKNPGIAVTEIAKKGGEMWRELKDKSEWEQKAAKAKEDYAVAMKDYEASGGAAGTKVKESGKEKSDKQKKESKKEVSPSKLMTGGAFKSKEYISDEESSSGSGDDSEDKKGSSKKKKSDESEDEKKKVSEDESDSAKKTKKRGNKRPAETDGKKTKKGKKDLSDAEGSDEEFDEPEESTPATSDAESE; from the exons ATGGATTTCCTCGAGTATTCTGATATTACCGCCGAGGTAAAAGGCGTCATG ACTCCAGGAAAGTTGAAGTTGACTGACCAACATTTGATATTCAAAAATCAGAAAACAGGAAAGGTTGAGCAAATTTCTGGTTCTGATATGGAAATGGTCAATTACCAGAAATTTGTTGGAACCTGGGGCCTTCGAATATTCCTAAAAAATGGAACGTTACATAGATTTCGAGGCTTCAAAGATGGG gACCAAGAAAAAATAgccaaattttttacttcaaactATCAAAAGGATATGTTGGAAAAGGAACTCAGTTTGAAGGGTTGGAACTGGGGAACTGCAAAATTCAATGGTTCAGTGTTAAGCTTTGATGTTGGACATCACACTGCATTTGAGATTCCTTTGTATTACGTTTCACAATGTAATACAGGAAAAAACGAAGTTACTCTAGAGTTTCATCAG AACGATGATGCGCCGGTAAGTCTAATGGAAATGAGGTTCCATATTCCTATAAGTGACAGTGCCGAACAAGATCCTGTCGAAGGATTCCATCAGCAAGTGATGAGCAAAGCGTCGGTCATCAGTGTCAGTGGAGATGCGATCGCTATCTTCAGAGAAATTCATTGCCTTACGCCTCG TGGTCGTTACGACATCAAGATATTCCAGTCTTTCTTTCAACTTCACGGTAAAACATTCGACTACAAGATCCCTATGTCTACTGTGCTCAGATTGTTCTTACTGCCTCATAAAGACAGTAGGCAAATGTTTTTTGTT gTCAGTTTAGATCCGCCCATCAAACAGGGGCAGACACGTTATCATTATTTGGTACTGTTGTTCAGTCAAGAAGATGAAACGTCTATTGAATTGCCATTCACAGA GAAAGAGTTGGAGCAAAAATATCACGACAAATTAACTAAAGAGTTATCTGGTCCAACTTATGAGGTTCTTGGCAAAGTAATGAAAGCTATAAGTGTCAGAAAACTTACTGGACCTGGTGGCTTTGTTGG GCACTCAGGAACTCCTGCAGTTGGTTGTTCGTTCAAAGCTGCAGCTGGTTACTTGTATCCATTGGAAAGAGGTTTCATATACGTTCATAAACCACCAATTCACATACGTTTCGAAGAAATTGCTTCGGTCAATTTCGCACGTGGCGGTGGATCAACGAGatcatttgattttgaaatcgaATTAACGAGTGGCGTTACTCACACCTTTAGCAACATTGAAAAAGAGGAATATGCCAAACTCTTTGACTTTATCACATCTAAGAAACTGCGAGTGAAGAACAGGGGCAAAACT GACAAACCGAAGTACAACGACGACTTTGGCAACAGCGATCAAGAGGATGAGCCTGATGCTTATTTGGCAAGAATTAAAGCAGAGGTAGAAGAGAGAAGTGATGATAATCAAGAGTCTGAGGAGTCAACCGATGAAGATTTCAATCCTAACCAG GATGAAAGTGACGTTGCTGAGGAATATGATAGCAACGTGAGTGCATCTGACAGCGATGCAGATTCAGATGCTTCAGGTggaagtggaaaaaaagagaaaaaagaaaagaaagagaagaaagaaaagaagcaCAAGTCTGCTAAGACTGTT TCTGAAAAGCCACGAAAATCACGTAAACCAAAGAAGGAGAAAGATGAGAATAAGCCCAAGCGACCGTCCACTGCTTTCATGTTATGGTTGAATAATACTCGAGAGGAGATCAAAGCGAAAAATCCTGGAATTGCTGTGACTGAAATCGCAAAGAAAGGTGGTGAAATGTGGCGAGAACTAAAAGATAAATCT GAATGGGAACAAAAAGCAGCTAAGGCTAAGGAAGATTATGCAGTAGCTATGAAAGATTATGAGGCCAGCGGCGGTGCCGCGGGCACGAAGGTTAAAGAAAgtggtaaagaaaaatcagacaagcaaaagaaagaaagtaagAAAGAAGTCTCTCCTAGTAAACTTATGACAGGTGGCGCTTTCAAGAGCAAAGAATATATCAGTGACGAGGAAAGCAGTAGCGGTAGCGGTGATGATTCCGAAGATAAAAAG GGTTcatcaaagaaaaagaaatccgatgaaagtgaagatgaaaaaaagaaagtctCTGAGGATGAAAGTGATTCGgcgaagaaaacgaaaaagagaGGAAATAAAAGACCTGCT gaaACCGATgggaaaaagacgaaaaaagggaagaaagaTTTATCAGACGCTGAAGGTAGCGATGAAGAGTTCGATGAACCCGAAGAAAGTACCCCTGCAACAAGTGACGCAGAATCGGAGTAG